A single genomic interval of uncultured Desulfobacter sp. harbors:
- the rlmB gene encoding 23S rRNA (guanosine(2251)-2'-O)-methyltransferase RlmB codes for MAGKPGSQRRKRNPRGNGRKSEIQNPGDKEILYGYHSVFEALKAGRRKFESIMVYENRSDKRVQAVADLAGEKQVTVKTLAGEDLDRLAGFGRHQGIAARVSSFPVQSVSALFKQIETRTDPFFILILESIEDPQNTGALIRTALCANVDFIVMPKDRCALPSAGVSRSSAGAMEHAPIFLATNLSVLIRDLKKYGAWVSGLDAGGDKGLFEADLTGNLALVVGGEHTGLRPGIRKACDFILSIPMKTRITSLNASVAGGIAMFEARRQRLGLNS; via the coding sequence ATGGCCGGCAAACCAGGGTCCCAGCGCCGGAAACGCAACCCCCGGGGCAATGGACGAAAAAGCGAAATTCAAAATCCCGGGGATAAGGAGATTCTTTACGGATATCACTCGGTATTTGAAGCCCTGAAAGCCGGTCGCCGTAAATTTGAATCCATTATGGTGTATGAGAACCGGTCTGATAAACGTGTACAGGCCGTGGCCGATCTGGCCGGCGAAAAACAAGTGACGGTGAAAACCCTTGCCGGTGAAGACCTGGACCGGCTGGCCGGATTTGGCCGTCACCAGGGCATTGCTGCCAGGGTGTCGTCCTTTCCGGTCCAATCCGTCTCTGCGTTGTTCAAACAGATTGAAACCCGGACAGATCCGTTTTTTATTCTGATTCTTGAAAGCATTGAAGATCCCCAGAACACCGGTGCGCTGATTCGCACTGCCCTGTGTGCCAACGTGGATTTCATTGTGATGCCAAAAGACCGATGTGCCCTGCCGTCTGCCGGGGTCTCCCGCAGTTCAGCCGGGGCCATGGAGCATGCCCCCATCTTTTTAGCCACCAACCTGTCGGTTCTGATCCGTGACCTTAAAAAATATGGCGCCTGGGTGTCCGGTTTGGATGCTGGTGGAGATAAAGGCCTTTTTGAGGCAGACCTTACCGGTAACCTGGCCCTTGTGGTGGGGGGCGAGCATACCGGGCTGCGGCCCGGGATAAGAAAAGCGTGTGATTTTATCCTGTCCATTCCCATGAAAACCCGTATTACGTCGTTGAATGCGTCCGTGGCAGGCGGTATTGCCATGTTCGAGGCTCGTCGTCAACGCCTAGGTCTCAACTCCTGA
- a CDS encoding IS110 family transposase, translating into MKLYAGIDLHSSNNYVGIIDENDKRVFGKRLDNNLPDVLQILEPFKKELEGIVVESTYNWYWLVDGLQENGYRVHLANPSAIQQYEGLKYTDDKWDSFWLAHMRRLNILPEGYIYPKADRAIRDLLRRRLLFVQQRTSQILSLQSMITRQLGIRMSGNAIKKLKEDDVHQMFDSNQAFMAALQIQTIGNLSNAIKEIERKVLSQVKMRKAFELLQTIPGIGNILGLTIMLEVGDITRFAKVGCYSSYCRCVKSEKISNGKKKGKNNTKNGNKYLAWAYVEAANFAKRFSPEARKFFQRKNAQRNGIVATKALSNKICRASYYIMRDQIPFDEVGLFCR; encoded by the coding sequence ATGAAACTTTACGCCGGAATTGATTTGCATTCAAGCAATAATTATGTAGGAATCATTGATGAAAATGACAAACGGGTATTTGGGAAACGGCTGGACAATAACCTGCCGGATGTACTTCAAATTCTGGAGCCGTTTAAAAAAGAACTGGAGGGTATCGTGGTAGAATCAACCTACAACTGGTACTGGCTGGTGGATGGCCTCCAGGAAAACGGGTATCGAGTTCACCTGGCCAACCCGTCAGCCATTCAACAGTACGAGGGGCTCAAGTATACTGACGACAAGTGGGATTCTTTCTGGCTTGCGCATATGAGACGGTTAAACATCCTGCCGGAGGGCTATATTTACCCCAAAGCTGATAGGGCAATTCGAGATCTATTACGCAGAAGGCTATTGTTCGTGCAGCAAAGGACATCCCAGATTTTAAGCCTTCAGAGTATGATAACAAGACAGCTCGGTATCCGGATGTCCGGGAATGCGATCAAAAAACTAAAAGAGGATGATGTTCATCAAATGTTTGATTCAAACCAGGCTTTCATGGCAGCACTTCAGATTCAGACCATCGGTAATCTGAGTAACGCCATAAAAGAAATAGAACGTAAGGTGCTTTCCCAGGTTAAAATGAGAAAAGCCTTTGAATTGCTTCAAACCATACCTGGAATCGGCAACATCCTTGGGCTGACAATTATGCTGGAGGTTGGAGACATCACTCGATTCGCCAAAGTTGGCTGCTACTCATCCTACTGCCGATGTGTCAAAAGTGAAAAAATATCCAATGGGAAAAAGAAAGGAAAAAACAATACAAAAAATGGAAACAAGTACCTTGCCTGGGCATATGTAGAAGCTGCAAATTTTGCAAAAAGGTTCAGCCCGGAAGCAAGGAAGTTTTTCCAGCGCAAAAATGCTCAACGAAACGGTATCGTTGCCACCAAAGCGTTGAGCAACAAAATTTGCCGTGCATCCTATTATATCATGCGGGATCAGATCCCCTTTGATGAAGTAGGTCTTTTTTGCCGGTAA
- a CDS encoding transposase, with the protein MQEILITTDNVEYRKEIFYSPSENRTYVGELPAGIVGEFGPGIRSLVCTLKYVANMSQPKIRELLENCGINISQSTISRILTKDETGFNQEKIDIFLSALEHTPYHQIDDTTVRVNGQNHYSQIFCNPYYTAFFTVPRKDRLTILDLLLCGRERTYRFDQMAFCLMADFRVGKKVIDQLRSLTDNKELCETQMQLLLEKVFKKGKGKNTKTRVMEAAAIAAYHSQTDVPIVDILLADDAPQFKKIVEELALCWIHEGRHYNRLDPVVPCNVNALKDFKTRFWDFYGDLLIFKQNPSQETAAKLSIEFDELFSSKTIYDTLNDRIEKTRNKKKELLLVLKHPCLPLHNNDSELGARVEKRRQDVSVHTISKAGTTAKDSFLTIVQTAKKLGVNSFDYIRDRVSKNFSMPALSDLIIEKAKLQSR; encoded by the coding sequence GTGCAAGAAATTCTGATCACAACGGATAACGTCGAATATAGAAAAGAAATCTTTTATTCCCCTTCCGAGAACCGCACTTACGTGGGAGAATTACCAGCAGGTATAGTTGGGGAGTTCGGTCCCGGTATACGATCTTTAGTTTGCACACTGAAATATGTGGCAAACATGTCTCAGCCAAAAATCCGGGAGTTGCTTGAGAACTGTGGCATTAACATTTCACAATCGACTATTTCACGAATCCTTACGAAGGATGAAACCGGGTTCAACCAGGAGAAAATAGACATTTTTCTTTCTGCACTGGAGCATACTCCTTATCACCAAATCGACGACACCACGGTAAGGGTTAACGGCCAAAACCACTATTCACAGATTTTCTGTAATCCATATTATACAGCATTTTTCACCGTCCCACGCAAAGATCGTCTCACGATACTGGATTTGTTGTTGTGTGGTAGGGAAAGAACATATCGTTTTGATCAGATGGCATTTTGTCTAATGGCGGATTTCAGGGTTGGAAAAAAAGTGATCGATCAGCTTCGGAGTTTGACCGACAACAAGGAGCTGTGTGAAACGCAAATGCAACTGTTACTGGAAAAGGTCTTTAAAAAAGGAAAAGGAAAAAACACAAAGACCAGGGTTATGGAAGCCGCAGCCATAGCCGCATATCATAGTCAAACAGATGTTCCGATTGTAGACATTTTGTTAGCCGATGATGCGCCGCAATTTAAAAAGATTGTTGAGGAACTGGCCCTTTGCTGGATTCATGAAGGTCGTCACTACAACCGTTTGGATCCGGTCGTACCATGCAATGTCAATGCTCTCAAGGATTTCAAGACACGCTTCTGGGACTTCTATGGTGATCTTCTGATCTTCAAACAGAATCCAAGCCAGGAAACAGCGGCAAAGTTATCCATCGAATTCGATGAGCTATTCTCCAGTAAAACGATTTATGACACTCTAAACGATCGTATAGAAAAAACCAGGAACAAAAAAAAGGAACTCTTGTTGGTCCTGAAACATCCTTGCTTGCCACTTCATAACAATGATTCAGAATTGGGGGCAAGAGTTGAAAAACGTAGACAGGATGTTAGCGTGCATACGATATCCAAGGCAGGAACAACAGCAAAAGATTCCTTTCTCACCATTGTCCAAACCGCAAAAAAATTGGGGGTCAACTCTTTCGATTACATCCGCGACAGGGTTTCCAAAAACTTCAGTATGCCAGCGTTATCTGATCTAATTATTGAAAAAGCGAAGCTACAGTCCAGGTAA
- a CDS encoding ComF family protein: MIRKLVKKTGAGIGALVFPDKCLGCGKYIKKPTDNPLSSCFCHTCLGQALPVFDHPFCPACGRCFESGPDHLCGACLETPMAMQSVRAAFMYKGVIQKALGLFKYQSKLSLARPFERHLFQAFATHFEMNGFHLILPIPLHGSKAKKRGFNQSYFLVRNFPRLYRDTYDRSPPWRIDIKGLARVRATVSQTGLDHQARKKNLTQAFACAKPALIKGKNILLVDDVFTTGATCDAAAQTLMDAGAAGVSALVLARA; the protein is encoded by the coding sequence ATGATAAGAAAACTGGTCAAAAAGACCGGGGCCGGGATTGGCGCACTGGTATTTCCGGATAAATGCCTGGGATGTGGAAAATATATTAAAAAGCCCACGGATAACCCGTTAAGCAGTTGCTTTTGTCACACGTGCCTGGGGCAGGCGTTACCGGTATTTGATCACCCTTTTTGCCCTGCCTGCGGCCGTTGTTTTGAATCCGGTCCGGATCATCTGTGTGGCGCCTGCCTTGAAACCCCCATGGCGATGCAGAGCGTCAGGGCGGCATTTATGTATAAGGGTGTGATACAAAAGGCCCTGGGATTGTTTAAATACCAATCAAAACTCAGTCTGGCCCGTCCCTTTGAACGTCACCTGTTTCAGGCCTTTGCCACCCATTTTGAGATGAATGGTTTTCATTTGATTCTGCCCATTCCCCTCCATGGCTCAAAGGCTAAAAAGCGCGGATTCAACCAGTCCTATTTTCTTGTCCGAAATTTTCCCCGGCTGTACAGGGATACCTATGACCGGTCGCCTCCATGGCGCATTGACATCAAAGGCCTTGCCCGGGTCCGGGCAACGGTCAGTCAAACCGGCTTAGACCATCAAGCACGGAAAAAGAATCTGACCCAGGCCTTTGCCTGCGCTAAGCCTGCCCTGATCAAAGGTAAAAATATCCTTTTGGTGGATGATGTGTTTACTACAGGGGCGACCTGCGATGCCGCAGCCCAGACCCTTATGGATGCAGGGGCTGCCGGTGTGTCTGCCCTGGTTTTGGCCAGGGCCTGA